In Nerophis ophidion isolate RoL-2023_Sa linkage group LG03, RoL_Noph_v1.0, whole genome shotgun sequence, the following are encoded in one genomic region:
- the alpk3a gene encoding titin isoform X1, which yields MTSRRPMTRSFSANGRTSSFSEEDSSSSNVRPETRNNYLSNVRPENSYSRYSHYRPMRSTLCTIMAQITEDIQPSFETTLKSKAVSENCNAKFTCVVTGYPVPELKWYKDDMEMDRYCGLPKYEIRKNEKIHTLHIYNCTLDDAAIYQVSASNSKGIVSCSGVLEVGTMSEFKIHERFFAKLKQKAEKKRKDLEEHPKKEDKKNIQREEPQVNPEPPPRKRPVPPPEPVQANKEQLGAAREVNGVDSSDVKETARVAHLDNSLEKDIPAYEELLAKKKLKITNGVDAGVNTTTNGSGSRVQMMGNGGENHYDGGIGLAQFLSETLQTQADEESQTTPQVEQPQEMDVLITNTSKEKEERERITTEKDEHEMTKEKEYFIEREKEKEERFQEGAQPAEQPKHPSEFKHHRKAHKDHDHHNIQETFSSMLHTVKDFFFGKGKRDSYEHIENKEKDHDPLPNSIQPKSLQSQTSPSYRLHRKPQPEVEKHPTDQVVPKETDKLKEPSECADIDQQLQKLMTAHEHEVVQSPALELTTKRTNEPTRRTIKVADEPFENVKVSLEEEIKVPGEDPPLSSLHVSTEEKTSVPGVNPRKHRENMKTPHKEDQTEIQTQYHLNVAEQNTKVVSRVDMVLSPKKEPDSLIASLQPHHPSAREEFTFGKELHVFPQSQTSYDKSFPPKSNLLEVSQAPSPKVVLAMEGTDLIPTELLQGDRTHVDEMDKEGVTVKDVDDPPKKLRVKEKTEVKSNELPCSDIKRPQVTELMQRLLKDTIETMENQTPNQILSLFSDTEISNSQREKVENTSVTQEINVGFPRTAAPAMGDLKIWPESTQPLAEESKAERSHKLLQSSESGFGKSETGGEKNDKITDAILKDVENSVNIREEQELVGELNEVKDKGTEMETDRKPPAEANNVDEEPKIFKVAQNKLDETSVVEKNKVHENSHEKPQNPPERVALASLCIENTTDFKEPVSNVSLNEYFATPQIEIIEPEVKQFTLPLTVLALNKIESEPGILEKHIKPQAIAGNVVDSSLPKQKVVRGDDNLQSTDKADKLEQLEIQPEIAEPEKTSIKAIEQLPQVNLRSIPQINVSCSDDKENHTFINTCVSDSLEPFETPTVPLFVVPPISVTCHENESELRKPSHSEWIETETSVSLRGTGSNLAAKSEKPQENMAEQSFTQTTSSMLNEAVVQRVNDKGLPISRNTEDNISPEIIKEKPLKEGKIENSMTFEDFFKSRTSVERLTQKPPAHPSLSPGSIRKFMTKAAQDLEIDARTGVPFITVDDRQSDRTDEDLSGGSTPMSSTPTSSLSCESSPRLKRRDSLSLIRSATPEELASGARRKIFIPKPKEDADIAPGGLEAQNKKETPYMSPSQARRAALLQAPVGQNTPPMERRSPLMSRRKATLEVPKVVEEPPKDEPVKAVKEEKVAEKKYDPLKAPQVIRKIRGEPFPDASGHLKLWCQFFNVIADSTIKWLRDEEEILEVKRSAGDETQVALAIVLASSHDCGVYGCTINNEYGTDTTDFLLSVDILSDILLKEDLKVGEEIEMTPLMFTKGLANSGNWGEKYFGRIMTEMVNIGDGCGHKASRVKVIYGLNPVFESGSTCIIKVQNPIGYGTKQECNLTERNMEITKQECKIQNMIREYCKIFAAEARAIENFGSSLEVIPRYLMYRPANSVPYCTVEADLKGVFLRYCMTDPKGRSIAQSVSEMEQKCCSLQHWIHQWTHGNLLITRMEGVESQITNVRVVTKTKGYQGLTDNSSPDVFEHFLTVHQCNYYCGLLGLRPLKTADSLQQSAKTKSSRSPLLNRKLTPGSGSPQLQRKGLSPQTARKANSSPNVPRKMEGSDSNEKVKIVETTDVLEMR from the exons GTTATCCGGTCCCTGAACTAAAATGGTATAAGGATGATATGGAAATGGACCGTTACTGTGGACTTCCAAAGTATGAGATCCGCAAAAATGAAAAAATTCACACCCTTCATATTTACAA cTGCACACTGGATGATGCAGCTATCTACCAGGTCTCAGCTAGCAATAGCAAAGGCATTGTCTCCTGTTCTGGGGTTTTGGAGGTCGGCACCATGAGTGAGTTCAAGATTCACGAGAGGTTCTTTGCTAAGTTGAAGCAGAAAGCGGAAAAGAAGAGAAAAGACTTGGAAGAGCACCCCAAGAAGGAGGACAAGAAAAATATTCAGAGAGAGGAACCACAGGTTAATCCGGAGCCTCCTCCAAGGAAACGCCCTGTTCCGCCACCGGAGCCGGTCCAAGCAAATAAGGAGCAGCTGGGGGCTGCCAGAGAGGTCAATGGAGTTGACTCTTCTGACGTCAAAGAAACAGCCCGTGTGGCACATTTGGACAATAGTCTGGAGAAGGACATACCGGCCTACGAGGAACTCTTGGCTAAAAAGAAACTAAAGATCACCAATGGTGTCGATGCTGGTGTAAACACAACCACAAATGGCAGCGGAAGCAGAGTCCAGATGATGGGGAATGGAGGTGAAAACCACTATGACGGAGGAATCGGCTTGGCACAGTTTCTGTCAGAGACACTCCAAACCCAGGCAGATGAAGAGAGCCAAACCACCCCCCAAGTTGAACAACCACAAGAGATGGATGTATTAATCACAAATACTAGTAAAGAGAAAGAAGAACGTGAAAGAATAACAACAGAAAAGGACGAGCATGAAATGACAAAAGAAAAAGAGTATTTTATAGAAAGGGAGAAAGAGAAGGAGGAACGCTTCCAGGAAGGGGCCCAACCGGCAGAGCAGCCAAAACATCCCTCAGAGTTTAAACATCACAGAAAAGCTCACAAGGATCACGACCATCATAACATCCAAGAAACCTTTTCGTCCATGCTGCACACGGTAAAAGATTTCTTCTTTGGAAAGGGCAAAAGGGACTCTTATGAACACATTGAAAACAAAGAGAAAGATCATGACCCGCTCCCCAACTCAATCCAGCCTAAATCTCTACAATCACAGACATCGCCTTCGTATCGGCTGCACAGGAAGCCTCAGCCAGAGGTGGAAAAACATCCTACAGATCAAGTTGTACCTAAGGAAACTGATAAACTAAAGGAACCTTCAGAGTGCGCAGATATAGACCAACAGTTGCAAAAGCTCATGACTGCTCATGAACATGAGGTTGTACAATCACCAGCTCTTGAATTAACGACCAAGAGGACAAACGAGCCTACAAGACGAACCATCAAGGTAGCTGATGAACCGTTTGAGAACGTGAAGGTATCATTAGAGGAAGAGATCAAAGTACCAGGTGAAGACCCGCCATTGTCCAGCCTTCATGTTTCCACTGAG GAGAAGACCAGCGTACCTGGCGTAAACCCACGCAAGcacagggagaacatgaaaactccacacaaagaGGACCAAACtgagattcaaacccagtaccacTTGAAT GTTGCAGAGCAAAACACGAAAGTGGTTTCAAGGGTGGATATGGTTCTCTCACCCAAAAAAGAGCCAGATTCTCTCATAGCTTCACTGCAGCCTCATCACCCCAGTGCAAGAGAAGAGTTTACATTTGGCAAAGAACTGCATGTCTTTCCACAGAGCCAAACCTCTTATGACAAAAGTTTCCCTCCAAAGTCCAACCTTTTAGAAGTTAGTCAGGCTCCCTCTCCCAAAGTTGTTTTAGCTATGGAGGGTACTGACCTGATTCCCACAGAGCttttacagggagacaggacacATGTTGATGAGATGGACAAAGAAGGCGTAACTGTCAAAGACGTAGACGACCCGCCTAAGAAATTGCGTGTGAAAGAGAAAACTGAAGTGAAATCAAACGAACTGCCCTGTTCAGATATAAAGAGACCTCAGGTGACTGAATTAATGCAGCGTTTGCTGAAAGACACAATTGAGACGATGGAAAACCAAACACCAAATCAGATACTTTCCCTTTTCTCTGATACGGAGATAAGCAATTCACAGAGAGAGAAGGTTGAAAATACTTCAGTGACGCAGGAAATTAATGTAGGGTTTCCACGTACTGCCGCCCCAGCGATGGGTGACCTAAAAATTTGGCCTGAGAGTACTCAGCCTCTAGCAGAGGAAAGCAAAGCAGAGCGAAGCCACAAACTACTACAAAGTTCAGAGTCCGGTTTTGGTAAGAGTGAGACAGGAGGTGAAAAGAATGATAAAATAACTGATGCTATACTAAAAGATGTAGAGAATTCAGTCAACATTAGGGAAGAACAAGAGCTTGTTGGAGAACTTAATGAAGTAAAGGATAAGGGTACAGAAATGGAGACTGATAGGAAACCACCAGCAGAAGCCAACAATGTGGATGAAGAGCCAAAGATCTTCAAAGTAGCACAAAACAAACTAGATGAAACTAGTGTTGTGGAGAAAAATAAGGTGCATGAAAACAGTCATGAGAAACCGCAAAATCCCCCAGAAAGAGTTGCACTTGCATCTTTGTGTATTGAGAACACAACAGATTTCAAAGAACCTGTGTCAAATGTAAGCTTAAATGAATACTTTGCCACCCCACAAATTGAAATCATAGAGCCTGAAGTCAAACAATTCACTCTTCCGCTGACTGTATTAGCGCTCAACAAGATAGAATCAGAGCCAGGTATTTTAGAAAAACACATAAAACCGCAGGCAATAGCTGGTAATGTTGTTGATTCCTCGTTGCCCAAGCAGAAAGTTGTGCGTGGTGATGATAACCTTCAATCCACGGATAAAGCGGACAAACTTGAACAATTGGAAATCCAACCAGAAATAGCTGAGCCAGAAAAGACAAGCATAAAAGCTATTGAGCAACTCCCCCAAGTGAACCTCAGATCCATTCCCCAAATAAATGTTTCATGCAGTGATGATAAGGAGAATCATACGTTCATAAACACCTGTGTTTCGGATTCCCTAGAACCCTTTGAAACGCCAACTGTGCCATTATTTGTGGTGCCGCCAATTTCTGTCACTTGTCACGAGAATGAGAGTGAACTGAGGAAGCCCAGTCACAGTGAGTGGATAGAAACTGAAACCTCAGTGTCATTGCGTGGTACTGGTAGCAACCTGGCAGCCAAGTCGGAAAAACCTCAAGAAAACATGGCAGAACAGAGTTTCACTCAGACTACTTCCTCTATGCTAAATGAAGCTGTGGTACAGCGGGTGAATGACAAAGGACTGCCAATCAGTAGAAATACAGAGGACAATATTTCCCCTGAAATAATCAAAGAAAAACCTTTAAAAGAGGGTAAGATTGAGAATTCTATGACTTTCGAAGACTTCTTCAAAAGCAGGACCTCTGTGGAAAGACTCACACAGAAACCCCCAGCTCACCCATCATTGAGCCCTGGCAGTATTCGTAAATTTATGACCAAGGCAGCTCAAGATCTGGAAATTGATGCCAGGACAGGAGTCCCTTTCATCACAGTGGATGACCGCCAGAGTGACAGGACGGACGAGGATCTAAGTGGCGGATCGACACCCATGTCATCAACACCGACTTCATCGCTGTCCTGTGAAAGCAGCCCGAGGCTTAAACGAAGGGACAGTCTATCACTCATACGCTCTGCCACGCCTGAAGAGTTGGCCTCGGGAGCCCGCCGCAAGATCTTCATCCCCAAACCTAAAGAGGATGCAGACATAGCTCCTGGAGGGCTGGAAGCGCAAAACAAGAAGGAGACCCCTTACATGTCCCCCAGCCAGGCTCGCAGAGCAGCATTGCTCCAAGCCCCTGTTGGACAAAATACCCCACCAATGGAGAGGCGCTCTCCGCTGATGAGTCGCAGGAAGGCCACACTGGAGGTACCAAAGGTTGTGGAGGAGCCACCGAAAGATGAACCGGTGAAGGCAGTGAAGGAAGAGAAAGTTGCTGAAAAGAAGTACGACCCTCTGAAAG CGCCACAGGTCATCCGTAAGATCAGGGGGGAGCCTTTCCCAGATGCCTCTGGACACCTGAAGCTGTGGTGCCAGTTTTTCAACGTCATTGCCGACTCAACCATTAAATGGCTCAGGGATGAAGAGGAAATTCTGGAGGTCAAACGAAG CGCAGGGGATGAAACCCAGGTAGCCCTGGCTATTGTCCTGGCCTCAAGCCACGACTGCGGCGTGTACGGCTGCACTATAAACAATGAGTACGGCACAGACACCACCGACTTCCTCCTCAGCGTAGATA TTCTGTCTGATATACTTCTCAAAGAGGACTTGAAAG TTGGAGAAGAGATAGAGATGACGCCGCTGATGTTCACCAAAGGTCTCGCCAACTCAGGCAACTGGGGTGAGAAGTACTTTGGCCGCATCATGACCGAGATGGTGAACATTGGCGACGGTTGCGGCCATAAAGCCAGCAGAGTAAAGGTGATATACGGCCTCAATCCCGTCTTTGAGTCTGGAAGCACATGTATCATTAAGGTTCAAAACCCCATCGGCTACGGGACCAAGCAGGAGTGCAACCTTACGGAAAGAAACATGGAGATTACAAAACAA GAATGCAAAATCCAGAACATGATCCGAGAATATTGTAAGATCTTTGCAGCTGAAGCGAGAGCGATTGAAAATTTTGGCTCTTCCCTCGA AGTGATTCCTCGGTACCTGATGTACCGCCCCGCAAACTCAGTGCCGTACTGCACGGTGGAGGCTGACCTCAAGGGGGTGTTCCTCAGGTACTGCATGACGGATCCCAAAGGCCGATCGATTGCGCAGAGCGTCTCTGAGATGGAGCAGAAATGTTGCAGCTTGCAGCACTGGATTCATCAGTGGACACATGGCAACTTACTGATCACTCGCATGGAAG GTGTTGAAAGTCAGATTACAAACGTTCGAGTCGTGACCAAGACCAAAGG ATACCAGGGCCTGACGGACAACAGCTCCCCGGACGTCTTCGAGCATTTCCTGACTGTCCACCAGTGCAACTACTACTGTGGACTTCTCGGCCTGCGCCCACTCAAGACCGCGGACAGCCTGCAGCAGTCCGCCAAGACCAAGAGCTCCAGGAGTCCCTTGCTGAACCGCAAGTTGACTCCCGGCTCCGGCAGCCCGCAGCTGCAGCGTAAAGGACTCAGCCCTCAGACGGCCCGAAAGGCTAACTCCAGCCCGAATGTGCCGAGGAAGATGGAAGGGAGCGACTCAAACGAAAAAGTCAAAATTGTCGAAACCACTGATGTTCTTGAAATGAGGTAG
- the alpk3a gene encoding titin isoform X2, translating to MTSRRPMTRSFSANGRTSSFSEEDSSSSNVRPETRNNYLSNVRPENRSTLCTIMAQITEDIQPSFETTLKSKAVSENCNAKFTCVVTGYPVPELKWYKDDMEMDRYCGLPKYEIRKNEKIHTLHIYNCTLDDAAIYQVSASNSKGIVSCSGVLEVGTMSEFKIHERFFAKLKQKAEKKRKDLEEHPKKEDKKNIQREEPQVNPEPPPRKRPVPPPEPVQANKEQLGAAREVNGVDSSDVKETARVAHLDNSLEKDIPAYEELLAKKKLKITNGVDAGVNTTTNGSGSRVQMMGNGGENHYDGGIGLAQFLSETLQTQADEESQTTPQVEQPQEMDVLITNTSKEKEERERITTEKDEHEMTKEKEYFIEREKEKEERFQEGAQPAEQPKHPSEFKHHRKAHKDHDHHNIQETFSSMLHTVKDFFFGKGKRDSYEHIENKEKDHDPLPNSIQPKSLQSQTSPSYRLHRKPQPEVEKHPTDQVVPKETDKLKEPSECADIDQQLQKLMTAHEHEVVQSPALELTTKRTNEPTRRTIKVADEPFENVKVSLEEEIKVPGEDPPLSSLHVSTEEKTSVPGVNPRKHRENMKTPHKEDQTEIQTQYHLNVAEQNTKVVSRVDMVLSPKKEPDSLIASLQPHHPSAREEFTFGKELHVFPQSQTSYDKSFPPKSNLLEVSQAPSPKVVLAMEGTDLIPTELLQGDRTHVDEMDKEGVTVKDVDDPPKKLRVKEKTEVKSNELPCSDIKRPQVTELMQRLLKDTIETMENQTPNQILSLFSDTEISNSQREKVENTSVTQEINVGFPRTAAPAMGDLKIWPESTQPLAEESKAERSHKLLQSSESGFGKSETGGEKNDKITDAILKDVENSVNIREEQELVGELNEVKDKGTEMETDRKPPAEANNVDEEPKIFKVAQNKLDETSVVEKNKVHENSHEKPQNPPERVALASLCIENTTDFKEPVSNVSLNEYFATPQIEIIEPEVKQFTLPLTVLALNKIESEPGILEKHIKPQAIAGNVVDSSLPKQKVVRGDDNLQSTDKADKLEQLEIQPEIAEPEKTSIKAIEQLPQVNLRSIPQINVSCSDDKENHTFINTCVSDSLEPFETPTVPLFVVPPISVTCHENESELRKPSHSEWIETETSVSLRGTGSNLAAKSEKPQENMAEQSFTQTTSSMLNEAVVQRVNDKGLPISRNTEDNISPEIIKEKPLKEGKIENSMTFEDFFKSRTSVERLTQKPPAHPSLSPGSIRKFMTKAAQDLEIDARTGVPFITVDDRQSDRTDEDLSGGSTPMSSTPTSSLSCESSPRLKRRDSLSLIRSATPEELASGARRKIFIPKPKEDADIAPGGLEAQNKKETPYMSPSQARRAALLQAPVGQNTPPMERRSPLMSRRKATLEVPKVVEEPPKDEPVKAVKEEKVAEKKYDPLKAPQVIRKIRGEPFPDASGHLKLWCQFFNVIADSTIKWLRDEEEILEVKRSAGDETQVALAIVLASSHDCGVYGCTINNEYGTDTTDFLLSVDILSDILLKEDLKVGEEIEMTPLMFTKGLANSGNWGEKYFGRIMTEMVNIGDGCGHKASRVKVIYGLNPVFESGSTCIIKVQNPIGYGTKQECNLTERNMEITKQECKIQNMIREYCKIFAAEARAIENFGSSLEVIPRYLMYRPANSVPYCTVEADLKGVFLRYCMTDPKGRSIAQSVSEMEQKCCSLQHWIHQWTHGNLLITRMEGVESQITNVRVVTKTKGYQGLTDNSSPDVFEHFLTVHQCNYYCGLLGLRPLKTADSLQQSAKTKSSRSPLLNRKLTPGSGSPQLQRKGLSPQTARKANSSPNVPRKMEGSDSNEKVKIVETTDVLEMR from the exons GTTATCCGGTCCCTGAACTAAAATGGTATAAGGATGATATGGAAATGGACCGTTACTGTGGACTTCCAAAGTATGAGATCCGCAAAAATGAAAAAATTCACACCCTTCATATTTACAA cTGCACACTGGATGATGCAGCTATCTACCAGGTCTCAGCTAGCAATAGCAAAGGCATTGTCTCCTGTTCTGGGGTTTTGGAGGTCGGCACCATGAGTGAGTTCAAGATTCACGAGAGGTTCTTTGCTAAGTTGAAGCAGAAAGCGGAAAAGAAGAGAAAAGACTTGGAAGAGCACCCCAAGAAGGAGGACAAGAAAAATATTCAGAGAGAGGAACCACAGGTTAATCCGGAGCCTCCTCCAAGGAAACGCCCTGTTCCGCCACCGGAGCCGGTCCAAGCAAATAAGGAGCAGCTGGGGGCTGCCAGAGAGGTCAATGGAGTTGACTCTTCTGACGTCAAAGAAACAGCCCGTGTGGCACATTTGGACAATAGTCTGGAGAAGGACATACCGGCCTACGAGGAACTCTTGGCTAAAAAGAAACTAAAGATCACCAATGGTGTCGATGCTGGTGTAAACACAACCACAAATGGCAGCGGAAGCAGAGTCCAGATGATGGGGAATGGAGGTGAAAACCACTATGACGGAGGAATCGGCTTGGCACAGTTTCTGTCAGAGACACTCCAAACCCAGGCAGATGAAGAGAGCCAAACCACCCCCCAAGTTGAACAACCACAAGAGATGGATGTATTAATCACAAATACTAGTAAAGAGAAAGAAGAACGTGAAAGAATAACAACAGAAAAGGACGAGCATGAAATGACAAAAGAAAAAGAGTATTTTATAGAAAGGGAGAAAGAGAAGGAGGAACGCTTCCAGGAAGGGGCCCAACCGGCAGAGCAGCCAAAACATCCCTCAGAGTTTAAACATCACAGAAAAGCTCACAAGGATCACGACCATCATAACATCCAAGAAACCTTTTCGTCCATGCTGCACACGGTAAAAGATTTCTTCTTTGGAAAGGGCAAAAGGGACTCTTATGAACACATTGAAAACAAAGAGAAAGATCATGACCCGCTCCCCAACTCAATCCAGCCTAAATCTCTACAATCACAGACATCGCCTTCGTATCGGCTGCACAGGAAGCCTCAGCCAGAGGTGGAAAAACATCCTACAGATCAAGTTGTACCTAAGGAAACTGATAAACTAAAGGAACCTTCAGAGTGCGCAGATATAGACCAACAGTTGCAAAAGCTCATGACTGCTCATGAACATGAGGTTGTACAATCACCAGCTCTTGAATTAACGACCAAGAGGACAAACGAGCCTACAAGACGAACCATCAAGGTAGCTGATGAACCGTTTGAGAACGTGAAGGTATCATTAGAGGAAGAGATCAAAGTACCAGGTGAAGACCCGCCATTGTCCAGCCTTCATGTTTCCACTGAG GAGAAGACCAGCGTACCTGGCGTAAACCCACGCAAGcacagggagaacatgaaaactccacacaaagaGGACCAAACtgagattcaaacccagtaccacTTGAAT GTTGCAGAGCAAAACACGAAAGTGGTTTCAAGGGTGGATATGGTTCTCTCACCCAAAAAAGAGCCAGATTCTCTCATAGCTTCACTGCAGCCTCATCACCCCAGTGCAAGAGAAGAGTTTACATTTGGCAAAGAACTGCATGTCTTTCCACAGAGCCAAACCTCTTATGACAAAAGTTTCCCTCCAAAGTCCAACCTTTTAGAAGTTAGTCAGGCTCCCTCTCCCAAAGTTGTTTTAGCTATGGAGGGTACTGACCTGATTCCCACAGAGCttttacagggagacaggacacATGTTGATGAGATGGACAAAGAAGGCGTAACTGTCAAAGACGTAGACGACCCGCCTAAGAAATTGCGTGTGAAAGAGAAAACTGAAGTGAAATCAAACGAACTGCCCTGTTCAGATATAAAGAGACCTCAGGTGACTGAATTAATGCAGCGTTTGCTGAAAGACACAATTGAGACGATGGAAAACCAAACACCAAATCAGATACTTTCCCTTTTCTCTGATACGGAGATAAGCAATTCACAGAGAGAGAAGGTTGAAAATACTTCAGTGACGCAGGAAATTAATGTAGGGTTTCCACGTACTGCCGCCCCAGCGATGGGTGACCTAAAAATTTGGCCTGAGAGTACTCAGCCTCTAGCAGAGGAAAGCAAAGCAGAGCGAAGCCACAAACTACTACAAAGTTCAGAGTCCGGTTTTGGTAAGAGTGAGACAGGAGGTGAAAAGAATGATAAAATAACTGATGCTATACTAAAAGATGTAGAGAATTCAGTCAACATTAGGGAAGAACAAGAGCTTGTTGGAGAACTTAATGAAGTAAAGGATAAGGGTACAGAAATGGAGACTGATAGGAAACCACCAGCAGAAGCCAACAATGTGGATGAAGAGCCAAAGATCTTCAAAGTAGCACAAAACAAACTAGATGAAACTAGTGTTGTGGAGAAAAATAAGGTGCATGAAAACAGTCATGAGAAACCGCAAAATCCCCCAGAAAGAGTTGCACTTGCATCTTTGTGTATTGAGAACACAACAGATTTCAAAGAACCTGTGTCAAATGTAAGCTTAAATGAATACTTTGCCACCCCACAAATTGAAATCATAGAGCCTGAAGTCAAACAATTCACTCTTCCGCTGACTGTATTAGCGCTCAACAAGATAGAATCAGAGCCAGGTATTTTAGAAAAACACATAAAACCGCAGGCAATAGCTGGTAATGTTGTTGATTCCTCGTTGCCCAAGCAGAAAGTTGTGCGTGGTGATGATAACCTTCAATCCACGGATAAAGCGGACAAACTTGAACAATTGGAAATCCAACCAGAAATAGCTGAGCCAGAAAAGACAAGCATAAAAGCTATTGAGCAACTCCCCCAAGTGAACCTCAGATCCATTCCCCAAATAAATGTTTCATGCAGTGATGATAAGGAGAATCATACGTTCATAAACACCTGTGTTTCGGATTCCCTAGAACCCTTTGAAACGCCAACTGTGCCATTATTTGTGGTGCCGCCAATTTCTGTCACTTGTCACGAGAATGAGAGTGAACTGAGGAAGCCCAGTCACAGTGAGTGGATAGAAACTGAAACCTCAGTGTCATTGCGTGGTACTGGTAGCAACCTGGCAGCCAAGTCGGAAAAACCTCAAGAAAACATGGCAGAACAGAGTTTCACTCAGACTACTTCCTCTATGCTAAATGAAGCTGTGGTACAGCGGGTGAATGACAAAGGACTGCCAATCAGTAGAAATACAGAGGACAATATTTCCCCTGAAATAATCAAAGAAAAACCTTTAAAAGAGGGTAAGATTGAGAATTCTATGACTTTCGAAGACTTCTTCAAAAGCAGGACCTCTGTGGAAAGACTCACACAGAAACCCCCAGCTCACCCATCATTGAGCCCTGGCAGTATTCGTAAATTTATGACCAAGGCAGCTCAAGATCTGGAAATTGATGCCAGGACAGGAGTCCCTTTCATCACAGTGGATGACCGCCAGAGTGACAGGACGGACGAGGATCTAAGTGGCGGATCGACACCCATGTCATCAACACCGACTTCATCGCTGTCCTGTGAAAGCAGCCCGAGGCTTAAACGAAGGGACAGTCTATCACTCATACGCTCTGCCACGCCTGAAGAGTTGGCCTCGGGAGCCCGCCGCAAGATCTTCATCCCCAAACCTAAAGAGGATGCAGACATAGCTCCTGGAGGGCTGGAAGCGCAAAACAAGAAGGAGACCCCTTACATGTCCCCCAGCCAGGCTCGCAGAGCAGCATTGCTCCAAGCCCCTGTTGGACAAAATACCCCACCAATGGAGAGGCGCTCTCCGCTGATGAGTCGCAGGAAGGCCACACTGGAGGTACCAAAGGTTGTGGAGGAGCCACCGAAAGATGAACCGGTGAAGGCAGTGAAGGAAGAGAAAGTTGCTGAAAAGAAGTACGACCCTCTGAAAG CGCCACAGGTCATCCGTAAGATCAGGGGGGAGCCTTTCCCAGATGCCTCTGGACACCTGAAGCTGTGGTGCCAGTTTTTCAACGTCATTGCCGACTCAACCATTAAATGGCTCAGGGATGAAGAGGAAATTCTGGAGGTCAAACGAAG CGCAGGGGATGAAACCCAGGTAGCCCTGGCTATTGTCCTGGCCTCAAGCCACGACTGCGGCGTGTACGGCTGCACTATAAACAATGAGTACGGCACAGACACCACCGACTTCCTCCTCAGCGTAGATA TTCTGTCTGATATACTTCTCAAAGAGGACTTGAAAG TTGGAGAAGAGATAGAGATGACGCCGCTGATGTTCACCAAAGGTCTCGCCAACTCAGGCAACTGGGGTGAGAAGTACTTTGGCCGCATCATGACCGAGATGGTGAACATTGGCGACGGTTGCGGCCATAAAGCCAGCAGAGTAAAGGTGATATACGGCCTCAATCCCGTCTTTGAGTCTGGAAGCACATGTATCATTAAGGTTCAAAACCCCATCGGCTACGGGACCAAGCAGGAGTGCAACCTTACGGAAAGAAACATGGAGATTACAAAACAA GAATGCAAAATCCAGAACATGATCCGAGAATATTGTAAGATCTTTGCAGCTGAAGCGAGAGCGATTGAAAATTTTGGCTCTTCCCTCGA AGTGATTCCTCGGTACCTGATGTACCGCCCCGCAAACTCAGTGCCGTACTGCACGGTGGAGGCTGACCTCAAGGGGGTGTTCCTCAGGTACTGCATGACGGATCCCAAAGGCCGATCGATTGCGCAGAGCGTCTCTGAGATGGAGCAGAAATGTTGCAGCTTGCAGCACTGGATTCATCAGTGGACACATGGCAACTTACTGATCACTCGCATGGAAG GTGTTGAAAGTCAGATTACAAACGTTCGAGTCGTGACCAAGACCAAAGG ATACCAGGGCCTGACGGACAACAGCTCCCCGGACGTCTTCGAGCATTTCCTGACTGTCCACCAGTGCAACTACTACTGTGGACTTCTCGGCCTGCGCCCACTCAAGACCGCGGACAGCCTGCAGCAGTCCGCCAAGACCAAGAGCTCCAGGAGTCCCTTGCTGAACCGCAAGTTGACTCCCGGCTCCGGCAGCCCGCAGCTGCAGCGTAAAGGACTCAGCCCTCAGACGGCCCGAAAGGCTAACTCCAGCCCGAATGTGCCGAGGAAGATGGAAGGGAGCGACTCAAACGAAAAAGTCAAAATTGTCGAAACCACTGATGTTCTTGAAATGAGGTAG